In the Pedobacter cryoconitis genome, CATCATTTCTACAGTTATTCAGTATCTCTGCCAGGTTTTTATGATCATTCCTATTATCGGTCTCTCTCTTTGTTATTTTAATCTTTCTGAACGCCAGAACAGTACTGGTTTGATGGACCGTATTCAAAAAATGGGACAAGAGCAAAACACCTTCCCTAACCAAGAAGAATATTAAAATGCCGAAATACCTGGTCTCTTTTCTTTTGCTATTATTCACTGTACAGTGCTTTTCTGTTCAGGCGGTTCAGCCTGTCCGGAGCACTAAAGCTTCCGGGGCAGATCAGCTTATCCGGAAAGATCAGGTTATCCAGGGAAAAATTAGTCAAAAAACTATCCCCGCAAAATCAAAATTGCTCCGGATTGATAGCAGTGAAATACAACTCAGAAATTTTGATTCGCAAAGACTGAAGTCTTATAGCCAGCAAACAGCTTTTAAATATGACCAGACTGCAACGGTTGATGACACCTTATGGAATCAATTCTGGGCATGGTTCTGGAGAAAGCTTACAGGTATTACAAGAATCAATTATTCTGGAAATTTTTTCAGATATCTGATCATCTCAGCTTTCATTGTATTCATTGTCTTTGTGGTCATTAAATTTACAGGTGTCGATTTTAAACTTTTTATGGGGAAATCGAAAGCGGTAGTTATCCCTTATGCAGCGTCCACTGATAATATCCATGAGATAGATTTTAATACGGAAATAGATCAGGCAATTCAAAGTGCCAACTACAGGCTTGCGGTAAGATTGATGTATTTGCTTTCGCTGAAAAAGCTGAATAGCAGAAACCTGATTAACTGGCAGCCGGAAAAGACAAATCAGGCTTATATCAGAGAAATTACTGATCCGCAGCAAAGGGAACAGTTCAGCTTGCTGACTACGCAGTTTGAATATATCTGGTATGGTGAATTCTTTATTGATCAGGAGAATTTTAAGCAAGTACGAAATAGTTATGACCAGTTTAATACAGCGCTGAGATGAAAGGGATGAGATTATATCTTATTGGTAGCGCCACGGTATTAATTTTATACCTGGTTGCACAATATTATAAGCCAAAACCAACGGACTGGAGCCCCACTTATCTCAAAGAAGATAGGATCCCTTACGGGCTTTATGTTTTAAATCAGGAAAAGGAAACTATTTTTCCAGGTGTACAGCTCAAAACAAGCCGATTGCCTGCATACAATACTTTAAAGGATCAGCATTATCAAAAGACAAATTATCTTTTCATAGCCAGCAGTTTAAAATTTGATAAGCTCGACTATCAGGAGCTGGTGAAATTTATGAACGCAGGAAATCAGGTCTTCATTGCGGCCTTTAATCTAGGAAAGATGCTGAGCGACACCCTTAAACTGGAAACAAGCACGAATTTTTCTGCCCGGATAAAACCTTATTCCATCAACTTCGTGAACCCTGCACTGAAAGCAAAAAACGGTTATGTTTTTGACAAAGGATTAGGGGATCAATTTTTTACAGCTATTGATACTTCCCGCTGTACGGTTTTAGGAAAAAACAACAATGGGGATGTGAATTTTGTAAAATATACTTTTGGCAAGGGAGCATTATATGTATTACCTGATCCACAGTTATTAACTAATTATAGCTTATTAAATCCTGCGGGTGCAGCCTATGCCTCCAAAGCACTCTCTTATTTGCAGCCTGCTAAAACACTGCTCTGGGATGAAAACAGCACCAGAGGCCCTGAAGAAAGCGGATCTATCTTAAGAGTCTTTTTCAAACATGATCAGCTGCGCTGGGCTTATTGTCTGACACTGGCCGGTCTGTTGGTCTTTGTCTTATTTGAGATGAAACGCAGACAACGGATCATCCCTGTTTTACTCCCTTTAAAAAATTCCTCCGCTGAGTTTATAACAGTCGTTGGAAAAGTATATTACCAGCAGCGTGACAATAGCGATATCGCTCAAAAGAAGATCAATTATTTTTTAGAATATATCCGGTTAACCTACCGCCTTAAAACTTTAAAAACAGACGAAGAGTTCGTTTCTTCTCTGGTACTGATATCGGGTGCACAGGAAGAAACAACCAGACAGTTATTTACAGTCATCAATACCGTTCATCATGGAAGTAAAGTTACCGACGGCCTGCTGATCGAACTGAATAAATTAATAGAGAAATTTTATAATCAAGCGAAATAATAATGGAAGCGGAAACAGCTAATCAAAGAGCCGACCTTACACAGCTTAATTCGGCAGTTGAACAGATCAGAGCATCAATCGGGCATATCATTGTAGGGCAAAAAGATACCATTGATTTCCTGATTGCAGGCATTCTGGCCGATGGGCATCTTTTGCTGGAAGGGGTTCCGGGAGTCGCTAAAACACTCAGCGCCAAACTCATTGCAAAAAGTATTGATGCTGTCTTTTCAAGAATTCAGTTTACACCCGATCTGATGCCTTCAGACGTTTTGGGAACTTCTGTTTTCGACCCGAGAACAGCGTCTTTTGAGTATAGAAAGGGGCCGGTTTTCGGAAACATCATACTGATTGACGAAATCAACCGTGCACCCGCAAAAACACAGTCTGCGCTGTTTGAAGTCATGGAAGAACGTCAGATCACTGTAGATGGACATACTTATCCAATGGACGAACCTTTTATGGTACTGGCGACACAAAACCCAGTGGAACATGAAGGAACTTACCGGTTGCCCGAAGCACAATTAGACCGGTTTTTATTTAAGATAGAGATTAAATATCCTACGCTTGAAGAAGAGATCATCATCTTGTCCAGACAACATCAGCATAAGCTGGAAGATGGCCTGAAAGAAGTTAAAGCCGTTTTAAGTATAGACCAGATCAAGACTTGCCGCGCGCTGATCAAAGCCTTACATGTAGAGCCTAAATTAATTGAATATGCGGCAAAGATTGTCCATGAAACCAGGAATAACAAGTCACTCTACCTGGGTGCTTCACCGCGTGCTTCTTTAGCACTGATTAATGGAGCAAAAGCTATAGCTGCTATGCAGGGCCGTGACTTTGTGACCCCCGAAGATATTATCAAGGTAGCAGCTCCTGTACTTGCGCACCGCATCATGCTCAGTCCTGATAAAGAAATGGAGGGCTTGACTCCCAGCGATATTGTTGCTCAGATTATTCAAAAAATAGAGATCCCAAGGTAAACCGCAAAAAGATTGAAACACTTATTCATCAAATATTATATAGACCTTTTTCTGGGTAAAAGATTGTTTGCTGGTTTAGGCTTAATTATCAGCTTATTCCTGTTTGCTTTCTTTTTGCCGTGGTTAGGTGATTTGCCATATATCTGCTTCTGGGCATTCCTGCTGTTGGTCTTTATTGACCTGGTCTTATTATTTAGCGGTAAAGGAGTGTTTTTACGCCGCGATCTTCCCGAAAGACTAAGTAATGGAGATGACAATGAGCTTCATATTTATGTAGAGAGTTTTTTCAACTTCCCTATAAAGATTGGGATTATAGAGGAGATCCCTTTTCAATTTCAAAAGAGAGATTTATGGTTCAAAAGCAGGTTAAAGCCTGGAGAACATCAAACAATCACTTATACCTTAAGGCCAGTCAAAAGGGGTGAATATGAGTTTGGGGAGACGCGCCTGTATGTCCAGTCACCGCTGGGTTTGATTTCTCGCAGGTTTAATTTTGGAAAGGCCCATACTGTTCCCGTTTATCCTTCTTTTTTGCAGTTGCGTAAATACGAGCTGATGGCTATCTCAAACAGACTGACTGAGATAGGCATTAAGAAAATAAGGCGTGTTGGACACAGTATGGAATTCGACCAGGTGAAAAATTACGTGCAGGGTGATGATTACCGCACGGTAAACTGGAAAGCAACCGCCAGAAAAGGTGAACTGATGGTGAATTCTTTTGTAGAGGAAAAAGCACAGCACATCTACTGTATCATTGATAAGTCGAGAGTGATGAAAATGCCCTTTGATGGGTTAAGTTTAATGGATTACGCAATTAATGCAAGCTTGGTCCTGTCCAATGTAGCCTTATTAAAAGATGACAAAGCAGGATTGATCACCATGTCGGAAAAGATAGGGAGTATAGTCCCCGCAGACCGCAGACCTGGACAACTGGGTAAAATAATGGAGGTTTTATATAAAGAAAAGACCCAATACCTGGAAAGTAATATTGAAGCGCTGCACCTGGCTATCCGCAGTGTAATCAAGCAGCGGAGCCTGATTTTGTTTTTCACGAATTATGAAAGCATGTCTGCTTTACACAGACAGCTTCCTTTTTTAAAACATATCGCTAAATTTCATTTGCTGATGATCGTCTTTTTCGAAAATACAGCTGTCAAATCCATGCATGATTTACCCGCCCGGGATGTGGAAGGGATTTATATTAAAACCATTGCAGAAAAGTTTGTCTACGAAAAGCGGCTCATGGTCAAAGAATTGGCAAAACATGGTATTCTCAGTATCCTGACTTCACCAGAAAATTTAACAGTCAATGTAGTTAACCGTTATCTGGCTATTAAAGCACAACAGAAAATCTAACTTAACACCAGTTCCTCTAGCTTAATACGAGTTCCATTTGTATATTACAACGTTCATATGGAGTAATCCGTCCAGCTACTTTCACAAAACCTAATTTATGGTATAAATTAATAGCCGGTTTGAGAATCGTATTGCTTTCCAGGTATATTTTCTGAGCACCCAGTTCTTTTGCCTTCTGAGCGATCGCACTCCCCAATAACCAGCCAATACTTTTTCCCTGTACAGCCGGTGACACAGCCATTTTAGCCAGCTCATAATCATAATCCGGATCATTCATTTTGATCAGCGCACACACGCCCACAGGCTCGCCTTCGTAAAGCGCAACCAATATATAACCACCCTTATCCAGGATATAACCCTGAGGATCATCAAGTGCGTTATAGTCTGCTTGCTCCATTTTAAACCAGTTGGAAATCCATTGCTCATTTAAGGCCCTGAATGCCTGCTGATATTCTGGTATATAATTCACAATAGTGACTTCTTTGCTTTCCCGTTCTTTTTTAATTTCCTGCACGCGGCGTAAAAGTGTTTTCTGTCCTAATAAGAACTCCCACTCTTCCATGGCTTTCCATAAATCGTTTCTGGATTGTGCCGCGATATCTGCTACTGCCTTATCCAGATCAGCGTATTGATTTTGTATTTTTACGGTGATCTCGTCTCCTTTTGGGGAAAGGCTGACCATATTTCTTCTACCGTCGGTTTCATCTTTTTTCTCGTCAACCAAACCTTTTTTTGCCATCTCTCCAATAATCTTACTGACCGAAGGATGGGAATGACCAATTTCTTTAGCGATCGCAGTAATGGTCATCGCCTCTCCCTGTGAAAGCACATAGAAAACCGGAAACCATTTCGGCTGCATATCAATATCATAACACTGATAAATCTGAGCTGCATCTTCTGTGATCTTCTCTGTCAACATCCGCAACCTGCTTCCTATTGCCTTTTTACCTACCTGATTGAAAAACTCCATGGTGTATACCTATTTACGTAACTGATTACGTAAATATAGTAAGTATTTCTATAATTCAAAATACACCTCGTATTTTTTGTGATCCTGGTGACGAATATCATTGGATAATATGACAGGCATCACAGCTAAACAGCCTGTTTATCACCACTTTTACTTTAGTGAAATAAACATCCTTTGCTATGAACACGATAACCGTACTGACCGATTTTTCCGACAATGCAGAAAATGCCGCACGCTATGCTTTATGCCTGGCACAACATCTTCATGCAAATCTTACACTTCATAATTCCTTTTTAGTACCCATGGCCGAACCTTTAGGAGGGCAAGTTTACTGGTCAATGGAAGATTACAATATTTTACAAAAAGATAGTGAAGAAAAATTACGTGCGCTGGGTACAAAACTAGCAGAAGAACTCTCCACTTTGCCGATTAATGCCTACAGACCTGTTATAGACTTTAAATGTCAGGAAGGGCCTTTATACCGGTCTATCAATAAATTATCAGCAGACAGAGATTTAATGTTATTGGTGATGGGTACACATCGCAAGGGCTTGGGTTCATTAATTATGGGTAATCATATGCGCGAAATTATAGGTGCTGTGCCCCTGCCTGTGCTGATCGTACCAGAAAACCAAAGTTTTAAGAAGCTGGACAAGTTTGTTTTTGCAACAGATATGGAGGATAGCGATCTGAATATCATTCAGGCGCTTGCCGAATTTGCAAAACCATCTCATGCAGAGATTACATTGGCGCATATACAACATCCGGATACGCCAGAGGCAGATACTAAAAAATTAGTTACTGGTTTTCTGGAAGATGTAGCCAATAAAATAAACTACCCCAAAATTTATTACCGGGCAGTAGAACATACGCCTGTTAAAGCAGGTTTAAAATGGCTTGCAGAAAATGTGACTTGTAATGTATTCGTAATGGTACATCGCCATAAAACTTTTCTGGAACAGCTTTTTAATTTAAGCAATACACAAAAGATGGCGGCAAATACCAATTTACCGCTGCTGATCTTCCCCTGTGCAGAAAATGTTGCGCTGGGATTGAACGCAAACCTGGAATCTGGCTATCAGGAAAATATAATCGCTTCGGTGATCGGTTAGCCTGATATTTAAAAAAAGTTATAGCATAAGCAAATTTTCAATCCCAAATCAAAAGGCCATTCTTTAATCAAGGAATGGCTTTTTTTGCTGATTCATCTTTTCAAAATAGCAACCAATTGTCTGCCAAATCTCAAAATATCCTACTAATAAAATATATACTATAGATTTAGTAGTTTATTTATATATTTGCCCGACAATTAGCTGTTCATTGATTTCTAACTTATCAAGAAAGACCGAGGGAAAGGCCCTGTGAAGTCTTAGCAACCTATACACCCAAATTGTAAAAGGTGCTAACTCCTATCCACTTTAAGCGGAAAAGATAAGTGACAGATATACCCGAAAATAAATTGGTTGCTGTCATCTATTCCCTTAATTATTCCTGATAAATAGAGTTGTTCAAAGAACGTTATGCGTAATAAATTGAATTAAACACACCAATTATATAACTAGACCATTAATATGTATAAAACTTACAAATACTTATTTGGGATCCTGCTATCCTTTATAATCGTACAGACTGCTGCGGCACAAACCGCTAAAATTACCGGGGTGGTCACCGAGAAATCTAACGGGCAACCTATCCCTGGCGTGAGCGTTTCTGTTAAAGGAACAAATACTGGTACACAAACTGATGGAAATGGTAAATTCTCTATCACCGCCAAACCAAATGATATCTTAAAAATTATATCTATTGGCTATGCGGCTCAAGAACTCAAAGTAACTTCAGCAAACGCGATAGCTATACAATTAGATGAATCTTCTAATGAACTCAGTGAAGTTGTGGTTACAGCTTTGAACATCCCTAAAGAGAAAAAATCATTAGGTTATTCGGTACAGGAGTTAAAATCAAAAGATATCTCCGAAGCGAAAGAAACCAATCTGTTAAATTCCATATCTGGTAAGGTAGCAGGGGTACAGATCACCAATAGCCAGGGAGATATGGGTTCGTCCAGGATTATTATCCGTGGGGAAACTTCTATATCAGGAAACAATCAGCCACTATTTGTGATTGATGGAGTGCCAGTAGATAATTCACAAAACTTACGCTCAGACGGCTCACGTGATTTTGCGAATACGATTTCAGACATCAATTCGGAAGATATTGAATCGATGAGCGTACTGAAAGGCCCTAACGCGGCTGCCCTGTATGGCTCCCGTGCAGCGGCAGGTGTAGTATTGATTACCACTAAAAAAGGTAAAAATGCTCAAGGTTTAGGTATCAGCGTGAATTCCAATGCCACCTTTTCTACTTTGTTAACTATTCCATCTTATCAGAATTCATTCGGACAAGGTGCCAATGGCCAATTCAGTTATGTAGATGGTAAAGGCGGAGGCCTGAATGATGGCGTAGATGAAAGCTGGGGCCCAAGATTAGATGGTCATTTAATCCCACAATTCAACTCTAACGGAGTACCAGTGCCTTTTATCGCACATCCGGACAATGTACGTGACTTCTTTAAAACGGGTTACACTTTGAATAATGGAATTGCAATTTCAGGTTCAGGAGATAAATATGATTTACGTTTCTCTTACAATAACCTGGATCAGAAAGGTGTTATTCCGAACTCTTCTCAATCAAAAAACTCATTCCTGCTAAATACGACTTATAAAATAACACCAAAGCTGACTTTCAATGCCTCAGCTAATTATGTAAACACAAGTGCAAACTTACCTGGTTCAGGTGGAAAAAGAGCAAGCAGCACGATGTTGCAGTTTACCTGGTTTGGCCGTCAGGTTGATGTAGAACAACTCAAGACCTACAAAGATGCCAATGGAAAAGATATCAACTGGAACAATAGTTATTATAGTAATCCATATTTTGTTGCCTACGAAAACACAGTTGGTCAGGTTCGTAACAGACTCATTGGAAGCGCAGAACTGAACTACAAAATAATAGATGGTTTATCAGCAAACTTCAGAACAGGTAATGATTATTATACTGAACGCAGAAAAATAAAAATTGCTTATGGAACGAATGGTACTCCATTCGGTTCTTATGAAGAAGATGCTTATACTTTCAACGAGAACAATACGGAAGGAAGACTGGATTTCACCAAAAAATTAAATGCTGATTTCAACCTTGATCTCTTATTGGGTGGAAACATAAGAACAACTACTTTTGAAAACAACGACCAGAAAGCTCCTAAATTAGCGATCAATAACCTGTATACGCTTATTAATTCACGTGATCCGCTGATCTCGTCTAACATCTATAATAAACAAAGGGTATACAGTACATTTGGTTCTGCGCAACTGGGCTTCAGAAATTATGCCTATCTGAATCTTACAGCCAGAAATGACTGGTCATCAACCCTGCCCGCTCAAAATCGCTCTTATTTCTATCCTTCGGTCAATGCGAGTTTAATCCTTACCGAAGCATTTGATATCAAAAATGACGTGCTGAACTTTGCCAAACTTCGTGGTGGATGGTCTCAGGTTGGTAAAGATGCCACTCCTTATCAATTGATTAATAATTATTCTTTCACCGCTCCGTTTGATAGTAACCCGCAACAAAATTTAAGTGATACAGATCTGAATCCGAATTTGAAACCAGAGATGACCAAATCTGCCGAAGCAGGTTTTGAGCTTGGCCTTTTCAAGAACAGAGTCCGTTTTGATTTCAGTGTATACAATAGCAACAGTGTGAATCAGATCTTGAGCCTGGATGTAAGCCCGACTACAGGTTTCTTAAAGAAACTGGTTAATGGGGGTACGATTAACAACAAAGGAATTGAAGCGCAACTTGGGGTAACACCTGTCAAAACAAAAAACTTTACCTGGGATATCAATGTGAATTATTCCATGAACCGTAGTAAAGTAAAAGATCTTTATCAGGGTGTACAGAGTTACCAGCTGGGCGTTGATGGATCAGTGCAGATTCTGGCTACTGTCGGACAACCTTATGGTAGCATTTTCGGAACTGCTTATGCCCGGAATCCTGCCGGAGATATTATTGTTGGCGCAGACGGGACACCACAGGCAAGTCCTTCTAAAAAAGTCCTTGGAAAATATACACCAGACTGGTTAGGCGGGATTACCAATAGTTTCACTTACAAAAGAATTAATTTAAGCGTGTTGGTTGATGCACATGTTGGCGGTAAAATTTATTCAGGGACCAATGCGACCGGAACTTATACAGGCGTACTGGCCTCTACCCTTCCGGGTCGTGGCGCTGAAAATGGTGGATTAACTTATTATAAGAATGCTGCTGGTAAAGCTGTACAAATTACCTCTGGTGTTGCAGCTCCTGCAGGTGCAACAACCTATGATGACGGTATGGTTTTCAGAGGCTCTTTAGCAGATGGCTCATCAAACAATACGATTATCTCTGCCAGTCAATATTATAAATCATTGAATAATATTGATGAAGCATCTGTTTACAGTGCAACTTATATCAAACTGAGAGAAATCAAATTAGGTTATACTTTACCCGACCAATGGATAAAATCTATTGGCTTGCAAAGCGCAACGATTTCAGCTGTTGGCAGAAACTTATTTATCCTGCATAAAAATGTACCTAACATAGATCCTGAATCTGCGTTCAACACAGGTAATGGACAAGGTCTTGAAGATCTTGGACTGCCCACTGTCCGTACTATCGGTTTCAATCTTAATTTCAAATTCTAATTCCCATGAAGACAAAATATATACCTCTTTTATTATCCGGTTTATTGCTGATTGCTGCCACTTCTTGCAAAAAAGATCTGACAGACACCAATGTAGATCCCAATGCATCAAAAGATGCGCAACCCGAATTCCTGTTAACGGCTGCAATTAAGAATACATCCGACACTTATTGGGGCACAACCAATAATATGAATTCAAGTTTGCTGTTTGTACAACACTGGGCAAAAATCCAGTATACAGATCCGGACAGATATATTTTCAGTAATACCGCTTTTCAGGATTTATGGACAATTGGTTACCGCCAGGGAATTGTAAACCTGAACCAGTTGATTAAACTGGCAGATGCCCAGGGAAACACCAACTATAAAGGTGTTGCTCTTGTATTGAGATCATGGATATTCGCTTTGGAAACTGATGCCTATGGTGATGTTCCTTACTCACAAGCTGGTGATATCACTCAATTCCTGACGCCAAAATATGATGCACAAAGAGACGTATATCTGGGCATATTAAGTGATTTAAAAGCTGCACAAGCAAGTTTAGATCCTGCTGGAAAAGCAATTCTGGGCGACGTTATTTATGCCAATTCAATTGCGAACTGGAAAAAGTTTGCCAACTCCCTGCGTTTAAGAATTGCTTTACGGATTGCTGACCGCGAACCGGCATTAGCGAAACAGGTTATTGCAGATATACAGACAGAAGGTGGAACTTATATCAGTTCAAATGCTGAGAATGCACAATTGAACTATAAGGCATCTCCAAATCAAAATCCAATCAGCAACCTGTTTGACACCCGTGATGATTACAGGATCAGCAAGACTATAGTGGATCAGTTAACTGCTTTAAACGACCCTCGCCTGCCTGTATATGCAAGCAAGGCAGTAAAGACACAACTTTATACCGGCGTGCCTAATGGCTTGCTTACAGGTGATGCTGCGGCATTGGGTTTAACAAGTACTTCAAAGCCGGGTGCTTATTTTATTGCACCTACTGCCCCTGCAGTAATTATCAGTTATGCAGAGCTATTATTTGACCGTGCAGAAGCTGCTGCCAGAGGATTTACGGGCGAGAATGCAGCTGCACTTTATAGTCAGGCCATAGAGGCTTCTTTATTACAATATGGTATCTCTACGACTGATATTGCGACTTATAAAGCAAGAGCAGATGTTCAATATGATGCTTCAAATTATAAAAAATCAATTGGAAACCAGAAGTGGATTGCCTTGTTTGGTCAGGGTTTAGAAGCTTTCGCAGAATGGAGAAGATTGGACTATCCTGTACTTACTCCGCCTGTTGCAGGTGCATTGAATGGTAAGATACCGGTAAGGTTCATTTACCCGGGTAACGAACAGTCTTTAAATCCTGAGGGTTATAAAGCGGCAGTGGCACATCAGGGAACAGATGCCTTAACCACAAAACTTTGGTTTGATGTAAATTAAGGATCACATTTATAAATGTTTTATTGGGATTATCATTTTATTAATTCTTCAGAATCTTATAAATTTATCATATAAATCATTGATATTTAAGGAGACCGTTTAAATTATGAGAATTCTACTTGCTTTAATTACTTGTTGTCTCCTGCTTTTTTCCTGCAAAGGATCTTCTGCGGTAACTGATCAGACCACAACCCAACAGGAGAAAACTGCCCTTGATAGTTCATCATCAACTGATGCAGATGCTGAAGAGAATGTGAAGGTAGCTGGTGTTCCGCAAAAGGCTTATACTGTTGCTGCATATGTAGCTAAAAACAACAAAGCTCCACAGGGTTATGTTGGCGGCACAGTCTTCAAGAACCGCGAAGGGCTATTACCGCAGGGGGTAGCATATAAGGAGTATGATGTGAACCCCAAAGTCAAAGGGCAGAACAGAGGGACTGAACGAATTATAATTGGAGCAGATGGCACCCGGTATTATACCGGAGATCATTATAAAACATTTACAAAATTTTAAAGACATGAATGGATTTTGCCTCTTTGAAGCTGGAAAAGAAAAGGATTTGATTAAAGACAATGCACGTACCGTCAATATTAATGGACG is a window encoding:
- a CDS encoding DUF58 domain-containing protein; this encodes MKHLFIKYYIDLFLGKRLFAGLGLIISLFLFAFFLPWLGDLPYICFWAFLLLVFIDLVLLFSGKGVFLRRDLPERLSNGDDNELHIYVESFFNFPIKIGIIEEIPFQFQKRDLWFKSRLKPGEHQTITYTLRPVKRGEYEFGETRLYVQSPLGLISRRFNFGKAHTVPVYPSFLQLRKYELMAISNRLTEIGIKKIRRVGHSMEFDQVKNYVQGDDYRTVNWKATARKGELMVNSFVEEKAQHIYCIIDKSRVMKMPFDGLSLMDYAINASLVLSNVALLKDDKAGLITMSEKIGSIVPADRRPGQLGKIMEVLYKEKTQYLESNIEALHLAIRSVIKQRSLILFFTNYESMSALHRQLPFLKHIAKFHLLMIVFFENTAVKSMHDLPARDVEGIYIKTIAEKFVYEKRLMVKELAKHGILSILTSPENLTVNVVNRYLAIKAQQKI
- a CDS encoding SusC/RagA family TonB-linked outer membrane protein, giving the protein MYKTYKYLFGILLSFIIVQTAAAQTAKITGVVTEKSNGQPIPGVSVSVKGTNTGTQTDGNGKFSITAKPNDILKIISIGYAAQELKVTSANAIAIQLDESSNELSEVVVTALNIPKEKKSLGYSVQELKSKDISEAKETNLLNSISGKVAGVQITNSQGDMGSSRIIIRGETSISGNNQPLFVIDGVPVDNSQNLRSDGSRDFANTISDINSEDIESMSVLKGPNAAALYGSRAAAGVVLITTKKGKNAQGLGISVNSNATFSTLLTIPSYQNSFGQGANGQFSYVDGKGGGLNDGVDESWGPRLDGHLIPQFNSNGVPVPFIAHPDNVRDFFKTGYTLNNGIAISGSGDKYDLRFSYNNLDQKGVIPNSSQSKNSFLLNTTYKITPKLTFNASANYVNTSANLPGSGGKRASSTMLQFTWFGRQVDVEQLKTYKDANGKDINWNNSYYSNPYFVAYENTVGQVRNRLIGSAELNYKIIDGLSANFRTGNDYYTERRKIKIAYGTNGTPFGSYEEDAYTFNENNTEGRLDFTKKLNADFNLDLLLGGNIRTTTFENNDQKAPKLAINNLYTLINSRDPLISSNIYNKQRVYSTFGSAQLGFRNYAYLNLTARNDWSSTLPAQNRSYFYPSVNASLILTEAFDIKNDVLNFAKLRGGWSQVGKDATPYQLINNYSFTAPFDSNPQQNLSDTDLNPNLKPEMTKSAEAGFELGLFKNRVRFDFSVYNSNSVNQILSLDVSPTTGFLKKLVNGGTINNKGIEAQLGVTPVKTKNFTWDINVNYSMNRSKVKDLYQGVQSYQLGVDGSVQILATVGQPYGSIFGTAYARNPAGDIIVGADGTPQASPSKKVLGKYTPDWLGGITNSFTYKRINLSVLVDAHVGGKIYSGTNATGTYTGVLASTLPGRGAENGGLTYYKNAAGKAVQITSGVAAPAGATTYDDGMVFRGSLADGSSNNTIISASQYYKSLNNIDEASVYSATYIKLREIKLGYTLPDQWIKSIGLQSATISAVGRNLFILHKNVPNIDPESAFNTGNGQGLEDLGLPTVRTIGFNLNFKF
- a CDS encoding universal stress protein, giving the protein MNTITVLTDFSDNAENAARYALCLAQHLHANLTLHNSFLVPMAEPLGGQVYWSMEDYNILQKDSEEKLRALGTKLAEELSTLPINAYRPVIDFKCQEGPLYRSINKLSADRDLMLLVMGTHRKGLGSLIMGNHMREIIGAVPLPVLIVPENQSFKKLDKFVFATDMEDSDLNIIQALAEFAKPSHAEITLAHIQHPDTPEADTKKLVTGFLEDVANKINYPKIYYRAVEHTPVKAGLKWLAENVTCNVFVMVHRHKTFLEQLFNLSNTQKMAANTNLPLLIFPCAENVALGLNANLESGYQENIIASVIG
- a CDS encoding bifunctional helix-turn-helix transcriptional regulator/GNAT family N-acetyltransferase, which codes for MEFFNQVGKKAIGSRLRMLTEKITEDAAQIYQCYDIDMQPKWFPVFYVLSQGEAMTITAIAKEIGHSHPSVSKIIGEMAKKGLVDEKKDETDGRRNMVSLSPKGDEITVKIQNQYADLDKAVADIAAQSRNDLWKAMEEWEFLLGQKTLLRRVQEIKKERESKEVTIVNYIPEYQQAFRALNEQWISNWFKMEQADYNALDDPQGYILDKGGYILVALYEGEPVGVCALIKMNDPDYDYELAKMAVSPAVQGKSIGWLLGSAIAQKAKELGAQKIYLESNTILKPAINLYHKLGFVKVAGRITPYERCNIQMELVLS
- a CDS encoding DUF4129 domain-containing protein, with the protein product MPKYLVSFLLLLFTVQCFSVQAVQPVRSTKASGADQLIRKDQVIQGKISQKTIPAKSKLLRIDSSEIQLRNFDSQRLKSYSQQTAFKYDQTATVDDTLWNQFWAWFWRKLTGITRINYSGNFFRYLIISAFIVFIVFVVIKFTGVDFKLFMGKSKAVVIPYAASTDNIHEIDFNTEIDQAIQSANYRLAVRLMYLLSLKKLNSRNLINWQPEKTNQAYIREITDPQQREQFSLLTTQFEYIWYGEFFIDQENFKQVRNSYDQFNTALR
- a CDS encoding DUF4350 domain-containing protein, whose amino-acid sequence is MRLYLIGSATVLILYLVAQYYKPKPTDWSPTYLKEDRIPYGLYVLNQEKETIFPGVQLKTSRLPAYNTLKDQHYQKTNYLFIASSLKFDKLDYQELVKFMNAGNQVFIAAFNLGKMLSDTLKLETSTNFSARIKPYSINFVNPALKAKNGYVFDKGLGDQFFTAIDTSRCTVLGKNNNGDVNFVKYTFGKGALYVLPDPQLLTNYSLLNPAGAAYASKALSYLQPAKTLLWDENSTRGPEESGSILRVFFKHDQLRWAYCLTLAGLLVFVLFEMKRRQRIIPVLLPLKNSSAEFITVVGKVYYQQRDNSDIAQKKINYFLEYIRLTYRLKTLKTDEEFVSSLVLISGAQEETTRQLFTVINTVHHGSKVTDGLLIELNKLIEKFYNQAK
- a CDS encoding AAA family ATPase — its product is MEAETANQRADLTQLNSAVEQIRASIGHIIVGQKDTIDFLIAGILADGHLLLEGVPGVAKTLSAKLIAKSIDAVFSRIQFTPDLMPSDVLGTSVFDPRTASFEYRKGPVFGNIILIDEINRAPAKTQSALFEVMEERQITVDGHTYPMDEPFMVLATQNPVEHEGTYRLPEAQLDRFLFKIEIKYPTLEEEIIILSRQHQHKLEDGLKEVKAVLSIDQIKTCRALIKALHVEPKLIEYAAKIVHETRNNKSLYLGASPRASLALINGAKAIAAMQGRDFVTPEDIIKVAAPVLAHRIMLSPDKEMEGLTPSDIVAQIIQKIEIPR